Proteins encoded together in one Ferroglobus placidus DSM 10642 window:
- a CDS encoding DNA-directed RNA polymerase subunit B'', producing MLDRRVLARAYFTHDRLVRHQLDSFNRFIEERLQKVIDEQGIIELDIENTYVVLGEVKLDRPKVKEADGTEHLLYPVEARLRNLTYASPIWLKCQVVDEGAPQQEEWVKIGMLPVMVKSKICNLYGVKDTSKFGEDPLDPGGYFIINGSERALVTLEDLAPNKIILEREEKYGEPVEVAKCFSQRSGYRALVVVERNRNNILEVTFPQIPKPIQFVVMMRALGVESDQEIVEMVSEDPEIMKFMLENVEVAEVETQEEAIDYIGRRVAPGQSKEYRIERATQVIDHYFLPHIGTEKEARRAKAFFLARMAEAVFELYLGYRMEDDKDHYANKRLKLAGDLMEEIFRVAFLRLIKDVKYQLERAKVRGRQLRMSTAVRSDVLTDRLMHPMATGNWVGGRTGVSQLIDRHNYMSLLSHLRRVVSPLSRSQPHFEARDLHPTQWGRICPNETPEGPNCGLVKNFAQYAEVSVGVDENEIINVLYSLGVEPIKGR from the coding sequence ATGTTAGATAGGAGAGTTCTTGCTCGTGCCTACTTTACTCACGACAGATTGGTGAGGCACCAGCTTGACTCGTTCAACAGATTTATCGAAGAGAGGTTGCAAAAGGTTATCGACGAGCAAGGGATTATCGAACTGGACATCGAGAACACGTACGTAGTTCTCGGAGAAGTTAAGCTCGACAGACCGAAAGTTAAGGAGGCTGACGGTACTGAGCACTTGCTTTATCCGGTAGAAGCCAGACTCAGAAATCTAACCTACGCGTCGCCAATCTGGCTGAAGTGTCAAGTCGTCGACGAAGGGGCTCCGCAGCAGGAGGAGTGGGTAAAAATAGGAATGCTGCCGGTAATGGTGAAGTCAAAAATCTGCAACCTCTACGGAGTTAAAGATACGTCGAAATTCGGAGAAGATCCCCTCGATCCGGGCGGTTACTTCATAATAAACGGAAGCGAAAGAGCTCTCGTCACTTTAGAAGATCTCGCTCCGAACAAGATAATTCTCGAAAGAGAGGAGAAGTACGGAGAGCCGGTAGAAGTAGCGAAATGCTTCAGCCAGCGCTCCGGCTACAGAGCTTTGGTTGTCGTTGAGAGAAACAGAAACAACATTCTCGAAGTAACCTTCCCCCAGATTCCAAAGCCGATACAATTCGTCGTGATGATGAGAGCTCTCGGCGTGGAGAGCGATCAGGAGATAGTCGAGATGGTAAGCGAGGATCCAGAGATAATGAAGTTCATGCTCGAAAACGTTGAAGTCGCTGAAGTTGAAACTCAGGAAGAAGCCATAGACTACATCGGAAGGAGAGTCGCTCCGGGTCAGAGCAAAGAATACAGGATTGAGAGGGCAACGCAGGTAATAGATCACTACTTCTTACCCCACATAGGAACGGAAAAGGAGGCAAGAAGAGCAAAAGCATTCTTCCTCGCGAGAATGGCTGAAGCCGTTTTCGAACTTTATTTAGGCTACAGAATGGAAGACGATAAAGATCATTACGCTAACAAAAGGTTGAAGCTTGCCGGAGATTTGATGGAGGAAATTTTCAGAGTTGCATTCCTAAGGCTAATTAAGGACGTTAAGTATCAGCTCGAAAGAGCTAAGGTTAGAGGAAGGCAGCTGAGAATGAGCACAGCTGTAAGGAGCGACGTTCTTACCGACAGACTAATGCATCCAATGGCTACAGGGAACTGGGTTGGTGGGAGAACCGGAGTTTCCCAGCTCATAGACAGGCACAACTACATGTCCCTCCTCTCACATTTGAGAAGAGTGGTTTCTCCCCTATCAAGATCGCAGCCCCACTTCGAAGCGAGAGATTTGCATCCGACGCAGTGGGGAAGAATTTGTCCGAACGAAACTCCTGAAGGTCCGAACTGTGGATTGGTGAAGAACTTCGCTCAGTATGCTGAGGTAAGCGTTGGTGTCGACGAGAATGAGATTATAAACGTCCTTTACTCCCTCGGCGTCGAGCCGATTAAGGGAAGGTGA
- a CDS encoding DNA-directed RNA polymerase subunit H, translating into MKFKLQDHILVPKHELLSKEEAEELLKILGVRKEDLPKIRADDPIAKEIGAKPGDIVRIIRESKTAGKSIAYRLVI; encoded by the coding sequence ATGAAGTTCAAGCTTCAGGATCACATACTGGTTCCGAAACACGAGTTGTTGAGTAAGGAGGAAGCTGAAGAACTCCTTAAAATACTCGGTGTTAGAAAAGAGGATCTTCCTAAAATTAGGGCAGACGACCCTATTGCTAAAGAAATTGGTGCTAAGCCGGGTGATATCGTTAGAATTATTAGGGAGAGTAAAACTGCCGGAAAAAGTATCGCTTACAGACTGGTTATATGA
- a CDS encoding Glu/Leu/Phe/Val family dehydrogenase codes for MNPYEMACVQLERAAEMINLREDVVEYLKVPDRVIEVKIPVKMDDGRIEVFTGYRAQHCGIRGPYKGGIRYHPNVNRDEVVALAMWMTWKCAVVNIPFGGGKGGVRVDPKKLSESELERLTRRYTAAILPIIGPERDIPAPDLYTDERVMAWIMDTYSVYKGYAVPGIVTGKPVELGGSLGRKSATGRGVAIITREVAKLLGEDLKNLTVAIQGFGNVGYHAAKILSEMGAKIVAVSDSKGGVLNWEGLDIEALFEHKKRTGSVLNFAENITNEELLSLDVDVLIPAAIENVITKDNVRNVKARIIVEAANGPITPEAEEYLDKKCELVVPDILANAGGVVVSYFEWVQDLERYFWDEERVNSELERIMVRAFEDVVKTKREFGAILMRDAAMILALRRVVKALELRGIFP; via the coding sequence ATGAATCCTTACGAAATGGCTTGCGTTCAGCTCGAAAGAGCGGCAGAGATGATAAATTTGAGGGAAGACGTCGTGGAGTACTTAAAAGTTCCCGATAGGGTAATCGAAGTAAAGATTCCCGTAAAAATGGACGATGGAAGAATCGAGGTATTTACTGGCTACAGAGCTCAGCACTGCGGAATTAGAGGTCCTTACAAAGGCGGGATAAGGTATCATCCGAACGTGAATAGAGATGAAGTAGTTGCTTTAGCTATGTGGATGACTTGGAAGTGCGCTGTCGTGAACATTCCTTTCGGCGGGGGGAAAGGAGGAGTAAGAGTCGATCCAAAAAAGCTGAGCGAGAGCGAACTTGAAAGGTTGACGAGGAGGTATACTGCCGCGATACTTCCGATAATAGGTCCGGAAAGAGACATCCCCGCTCCGGACTTGTACACAGACGAGAGGGTGATGGCTTGGATTATGGATACCTACAGCGTTTATAAAGGATACGCGGTTCCAGGCATCGTAACTGGAAAGCCGGTTGAGCTTGGCGGTTCTCTCGGAAGAAAATCAGCCACTGGGAGAGGAGTGGCGATAATAACGAGGGAGGTTGCGAAACTTCTTGGAGAGGATCTGAAAAATTTAACTGTAGCGATTCAAGGTTTTGGAAATGTTGGATATCATGCCGCCAAGATTCTTTCGGAGATGGGAGCTAAAATTGTGGCTGTAAGCGACTCGAAAGGAGGAGTTTTAAACTGGGAAGGTCTGGATATCGAAGCACTTTTTGAACACAAAAAAAGAACCGGAAGTGTTCTGAATTTCGCGGAAAACATAACAAACGAAGAACTTTTGAGCTTAGATGTGGACGTTTTAATTCCGGCAGCCATCGAGAACGTCATAACGAAGGATAACGTTAGGAATGTTAAAGCAAGAATAATCGTCGAAGCTGCAAACGGTCCGATCACTCCGGAGGCTGAGGAGTATTTGGACAAAAAATGTGAGCTTGTGGTGCCGGATATACTTGCCAACGCCGGAGGTGTCGTCGTAAGCTACTTCGAGTGGGTTCAGGACCTCGAAAGATATTTCTGGGATGAGGAAAGAGTTAATTCCGAGCTTGAGAGAATAATGGTCAGAGCTTTCGAAGACGTCGTTAAGACAAAAAGAGAGTTCGGAGCAATTTTGATGAGAGATGCCGCAATGATCTTGGCATTAAGAAGAGTTGTAAAAGCTTTGGAGCTCAGAGGGATATTTCCCTGA
- a CDS encoding DUF357 domain-containing protein, translating to MEEELREETIKWLERIKKKKFRAKNGFEDFERNIRAYISDSEYFLRKNDLIRAFECVVWAWAWLEIGKEYGFLEVEE from the coding sequence GTGGAAGAAGAACTTAGAGAAGAGACGATCAAGTGGCTGGAGAGGATAAAGAAGAAGAAGTTTAGAGCTAAGAACGGATTTGAGGATTTTGAGAGAAACATCAGAGCGTACATATCTGATTCCGAATATTTTTTGAGAAAGAACGATTTGATTAGAGCTTTTGAATGCGTCGTTTGGGCTTGGGCTTGGTTGGAAATTGGAAAGGAGTACGGATTTTTGGAGGTGGAGGAATGA
- a CDS encoding NfeD family protein: MRKLLPILLLLLIAKAEASKVVEVRIEGAINEGTVIKIERAFKIAEEENADAILITLDTPGGLVKSTEKIVSMILSSKIPVVTYVYPQGAFSASAGSIILIAGHVAAMSEGTSVGAATPIAVGVEGTKVEEKAVKYLASYVKSIAEKRGRNATAIEKFVTEAYSLSAKEALKYNVIDVIANSKEELFEKINGWEVEVNGEKVRLNLERPEIIYVENDLRGTIYDFITNPEIASILLILGIYLLIFGLTSPGYIPETLGAIFLILALAGLGVMQINYLGALLILLAIIFLIAELITPTYGFLAAASIFCFVLGMLMLINEPMLPEKFYSEARNFVLGVAIGTALIMTFAIVKISQLRKERKKIGGEAIIGKRGEVISVNKRAFAKIGGEIWEVVCGEKLEVGDEVEVVGREGLKLKVVKVGGRRT, translated from the coding sequence ATGAGAAAACTCCTTCCGATATTGCTCCTCCTTTTAATCGCAAAGGCAGAAGCTTCAAAAGTTGTGGAGGTGAGAATAGAAGGAGCTATTAACGAGGGAACGGTAATAAAGATAGAGAGAGCGTTCAAAATAGCTGAAGAGGAGAACGCCGACGCTATTTTAATAACCCTCGACACGCCGGGAGGATTGGTTAAATCAACTGAGAAAATTGTCTCGATGATTCTATCCAGCAAAATTCCCGTAGTAACTTACGTTTATCCTCAAGGAGCTTTTTCAGCCTCAGCTGGTTCGATCATACTCATAGCCGGACACGTTGCTGCAATGAGCGAAGGAACTTCTGTAGGAGCTGCAACGCCAATAGCCGTGGGAGTAGAAGGGACGAAGGTCGAGGAAAAGGCTGTAAAATATTTAGCGAGCTACGTGAAAAGCATAGCTGAGAAGAGGGGGAGAAACGCAACGGCAATCGAAAAATTCGTCACGGAAGCTTACAGCTTGTCAGCAAAAGAGGCTTTGAAGTACAACGTGATTGACGTCATCGCCAACTCGAAGGAAGAACTTTTTGAAAAGATAAACGGCTGGGAAGTTGAGGTAAACGGCGAAAAAGTTAGGCTGAATTTAGAAAGACCCGAGATAATTTACGTAGAAAACGATTTGAGAGGAACAATTTACGACTTCATCACGAATCCAGAAATAGCTTCAATACTTCTAATCCTCGGAATATACCTCCTCATTTTCGGACTAACGTCTCCGGGCTACATTCCGGAAACCCTCGGTGCTATTTTCCTGATTCTCGCCTTAGCAGGACTTGGTGTTATGCAGATTAACTACTTAGGTGCTCTATTAATTCTCTTGGCAATAATTTTTCTGATAGCAGAACTTATTACTCCAACTTACGGATTTCTCGCCGCGGCTTCAATTTTCTGCTTCGTTCTCGGGATGCTCATGCTGATAAACGAGCCTATGCTTCCGGAAAAGTTCTACAGCGAAGCAAGAAACTTTGTACTTGGAGTTGCAATAGGCACGGCTTTAATAATGACCTTTGCGATAGTTAAGATTTCTCAGCTGAGAAAAGAGAGAAAGAAAATTGGTGGAGAGGCGATAATCGGGAAGAGGGGGGAAGTTATAAGCGTAAATAAGAGGGCTTTCGCAAAAATCGGAGGGGAAATCTGGGAAGTCGTTTGCGGTGAAAAGCTTGAAGTTGGAGATGAGGTGGAAGTCGTCGGAAGAGAGGGATTAAAGCTGAAGGTGGTTAAAGTTGGTGGAAGAAGAACTTAG
- a CDS encoding MATE family efflux transporter: METVDILMGDPRKSIPKLSFPIIISNLAFTLYNFADGIWVAGLGAEALSAIGIFFPIFMIFLALSFGLSIGLSSAISRGIGGGKDVNNIANHGVIIGLIISLFLLTTHFKLEEILNLVGAREAVLALALNYGRIIVLASPLLVFNSVFVGILNGEGNTKMTMYANVAGSLVNILLDPVFIYILGLGISGAAFASVASMLISLLILICVFLTKRSFVRITLPEIRLDFRVIFDILRVGIPSSFSMLTMSVSMAILNSLIVKTDIYGVAVFTSAWRVLSFGFIPLFGIAAATTAVTGAAYGGKNVEKLKSALLYAVKLAFTVELGIAAAMILLSGKIAYLFTYSEKSEVIYEELVETLKIMPIFLPFAAFGFVSNSTFQGMGKGERVFVITFLRTVVLQLGLAFLFAFVLGLGFFGIVIGVTLGNVLASFVAFLWVIFTVRSLAHSKF; this comes from the coding sequence GTGGAAACTGTAGATATCTTAATGGGAGATCCGAGAAAATCAATTCCAAAGCTCTCGTTTCCAATAATAATAAGTAACCTCGCCTTCACACTTTACAATTTTGCCGACGGAATCTGGGTTGCTGGACTGGGTGCTGAAGCTCTTTCAGCTATCGGCATATTTTTTCCCATTTTCATGATTTTCCTTGCTCTGTCCTTTGGGCTGAGCATAGGTTTATCTTCAGCTATTTCGAGGGGAATAGGAGGAGGGAAAGATGTTAACAACATCGCAAATCACGGAGTGATTATTGGGTTGATAATTTCCCTCTTTCTACTCACCACCCACTTTAAGCTTGAGGAAATTTTAAATTTGGTTGGTGCGAGGGAAGCTGTTTTAGCTCTCGCCTTAAACTATGGGAGAATTATTGTTCTTGCCTCGCCTCTACTCGTATTCAATAGCGTTTTTGTGGGGATTTTAAACGGAGAAGGAAACACGAAAATGACGATGTACGCTAACGTGGCTGGAAGTCTGGTAAATATACTTCTTGACCCGGTATTTATTTACATTCTCGGTCTCGGCATTTCTGGAGCTGCTTTTGCAAGCGTGGCTTCGATGCTCATTTCCCTGCTAATTCTAATCTGCGTGTTTTTAACGAAAAGAAGCTTTGTTAGAATTACCCTGCCAGAAATTAGATTAGACTTTCGGGTTATTTTTGACATTCTCAGAGTGGGGATTCCCTCTTCGTTCTCCATGCTGACGATGTCAGTTTCAATGGCTATTCTGAACTCTCTGATAGTTAAAACGGACATTTACGGAGTAGCAGTCTTTACATCAGCTTGGAGGGTTCTAAGTTTCGGTTTCATACCACTCTTCGGAATAGCTGCGGCAACAACAGCCGTTACCGGAGCTGCTTACGGAGGGAAAAATGTTGAAAAATTAAAGTCAGCTTTGCTGTATGCTGTAAAACTTGCCTTCACCGTGGAGCTTGGTATAGCTGCTGCTATGATACTTCTTTCTGGAAAGATCGCTTACCTCTTCACTTACTCAGAAAAAAGTGAGGTAATTTACGAAGAGCTCGTTGAAACACTTAAGATTATGCCGATATTTTTACCCTTTGCAGCCTTCGGTTTTGTCAGCAACTCGACTTTTCAGGGAATGGGAAAAGGAGAAAGAGTATTTGTGATAACTTTTTTGAGAACAGTTGTATTACAACTTGGTTTAGCGTTTTTATTTGCCTTCGTTTTAGGTCTTGGATTTTTCGGAATCGTTATTGGAGTTACTCTTGGTAATGTTCTTGCATCTTTCGTTGCTTTCCTCTGGGTTATCTTTACCGTTAGGTCGTTGGCGCATTCGAAGTTTTAA
- a CDS encoding [protein ADP-ribosylglutamate] hydrolase — translation MEVEVVRELEMDKLKVKLAGGDITKYPAEAIVNAANKYLEHGGGVAYAIAKACAGDASEYTRISKEAMREQIGRDHIEHGEVVVTPAMRLEERGIKYVIHTVGPICKGEWNENLKEKLYKAFKAPLEKAEEMKLKSIAFPAVSAGIYGCPLKEVVKTFLDAVRDFSKEAKSVEEVTLVIYGKEDLKVALEVFK, via the coding sequence ATGGAAGTGGAGGTTGTTAGGGAGCTCGAAATGGATAAGTTGAAAGTGAAGCTGGCTGGAGGAGACATAACGAAGTATCCGGCTGAGGCTATTGTTAACGCCGCAAATAAGTATCTGGAGCACGGAGGGGGAGTGGCTTATGCGATAGCCAAGGCATGTGCCGGAGACGCATCTGAATACACGAGAATAAGCAAGGAGGCGATGAGGGAGCAGATAGGGAGAGACCATATCGAGCACGGGGAGGTCGTCGTAACTCCGGCTATGAGGCTTGAGGAGAGGGGGATAAAGTATGTTATCCACACCGTCGGTCCGATATGTAAAGGAGAGTGGAACGAAAATTTAAAGGAAAAGCTCTATAAAGCTTTTAAAGCGCCCCTCGAAAAAGCCGAGGAGATGAAGCTTAAAAGCATCGCTTTTCCAGCTGTTAGCGCCGGAATTTACGGATGTCCGCTTAAGGAAGTTGTGAAAACGTTTCTCGATGCGGTGAGAGATTTCTCAAAAGAAGCAAAGAGCGTCGAGGAAGTCACTCTCGTAATCTACGGAAAGGAGGATCTTAAAGTAGCTTTGGAGGTTTTTAAATAA